The Candidatus Caldatribacterium sp. genome includes the window GAGACCGGTGCAACTTGTGGCATCTTCCCCGTTTCCCAGATAAGAATTCGGCTCAGGAGCCGCTCAAAGTGCTGGACGTTCTGACCAGTCGTTGTTCTAGAGAACACCGGAATCGTAGGGAGATAGAAGGTGTGCACATCGAGTGAAAACCCAAAGAGAAGATGCTGTACGAGAAAGGCAACACTCAAGAAACCCTGAAGGTAAGGATACTGATACAGGCAGCAATCGATAAAGCCTTGGTCGAGGTAGTCTTCCCACTCTTTCGCGAGGTCATTCCCTACTACCACGATACCTCGCTTACCCGTCTCCTTAAGTGCTCTTCCAACTCCACAGTTTCCAAAGGCCGTGCTCACGAAAATACCACAAAGCCCTTCTTCCTTAAGGAGGTCCTCCTTGACCACTCGGTATGCCTCTTCCTCATCCTTCACCTCAATGACCCGGGACACATCGTAGGGTAACCCCTTTTCCCGAACAAAATCGGTCAACCCCTGCCAGCGCATGACATGGGAAGGCGCCTGTTTGTGGGTTGTCAGAGTACAGATTACCCCTTTTCTGTTACCCAGAAGGAGGTGAAAGATGCGCCCCGCAAGTCTTCCCGCTTCTCCGCCATGCTGCCCCACATAGAAGACGCGCTTGCTCA containing:
- a CDS encoding LacI family DNA-binding transcriptional regulator → VSIATVSRALSGKGKVNPELREKIIRRARELGYVFSGVFPISQPKRIVLLFPTDAFFWDKVEEGINDAISLFTPWGIHFETHRTQGHNLSEQTVILEKLLREEEHIDGLAIVPSDLTRLDYFINAFFIRGTKVVTFNVDAPLSKRVFYVGQHGGEAGRLAGRIFHLLLGNRKGVICTLTTHKQAPSHVMRWQGLTDFVREKGLPYDVSRVIEVKDEEEAYRVVKEDLLKEEGLCGIFVSTAFGNCGVGRALKETGKRGIVVVGNDLAKEWEDYLDQGFIDCCLYQYPYLQGFLSVAFLVQHLLFGFSLDVHTFYLPTIPVFSRTTTGQNVQHFERLLSRILIWETGKMPQVAPVSRGVLS